A single genomic interval of Zunongwangia sp. HGR-M22 harbors:
- a CDS encoding YjjG family noncanonical pyrimidine nucleotidase encodes MKLNNIEHIFFDLDHTLWDFDKNSALTFEYIFKLNSIEIDLSKFLEVYVPVNFKYWENYRKNLVSKEKLRYGRLKDSFEALSYNLSDKDIAKLSNDYILYLSEYNHLLDGGLEALDYLSDKYKLHIITNGFDEVQHKKMKNANILNYFETITTSEEAGVKKPHPTIFEMSLKKAKALPAKSVMIGDNYEADIEGAAAFGLHTIYFDYYNKSIYKDIIGLNNLKKINQFL; translated from the coding sequence ATGAAATTGAATAATATAGAGCATATTTTTTTTGATTTAGACCATACGCTATGGGATTTTGATAAAAATTCTGCACTTACTTTCGAATATATTTTTAAGCTGAATAGCATAGAGATAGATCTATCCAAATTTTTGGAAGTATATGTTCCTGTCAATTTTAAATATTGGGAGAATTATCGCAAAAATTTAGTTTCTAAAGAGAAACTGCGCTATGGCAGGTTAAAAGATTCTTTTGAAGCCTTGTCTTACAATCTCTCTGATAAAGATATTGCCAAGTTATCTAATGATTATATTCTTTATCTTTCTGAATATAATCATCTTCTGGATGGTGGCTTGGAAGCTTTGGATTATCTTTCTGATAAATACAAACTTCATATTATTACCAATGGATTTGATGAAGTGCAGCATAAAAAAATGAAGAATGCTAATATTCTTAATTATTTTGAAACAATAACAACCTCTGAAGAAGCTGGTGTTAAAAAGCCACATCCAACTATTTTTGAAATGTCGCTTAAAAAAGCCAAAGCTTTACCGGCAAAATCGGTGATGATAGGGGATAATTACGAAGCAGATATCGAAGGTGCTGCCGCCTTTGGATTACACACGATTTATTTTGATTATTACAATAAGTCGATTTACAAAGATATTATAGGATTAAACAATTTGAAAAAGATTAATCAGTTTTTGTAG